The Desulfobacterales bacterium genome window below encodes:
- a CDS encoding zinc-ribbon domain-containing protein: MIITCEQCETSFNLDEGLLKPAGSKVRCSKCKHIFVGYPPGPAEKGEDAAAGLIETDIAGEGVEDLSAETSGAAEEEEIDLSDLDKELKASEEPIETAAAESEEELDLSGLDEGLELADETAEAEAGEPAEEELDLSDLEKELDLGDEAPEAATDEPTEEDLSLDFDLDVEGEEPVSAEAAEEELDLSGLDEALAPADVEAEAATDEPAEEDLSLDFDLDVEGEEPASAEAAEEELDLSGLDEALAPADGAAEAATGEPAEEDLSLDFDLDVEGEEPVSAEAAEEEELDLSDIESMLEEEAPVKAPKKPVEDSAGSEVETEEIDLSELEKMLDVEEESEPAAEAAEEHEDMELDLDIDIEPEPETGAQTSGKETALETEDLDLTDLETKLELDETPAAGVQADLSEDLELEFITEEPQEEELQPDEVPEEQFSDGATEELLMTVEDEPAVGKEKADEAVDSEQAAEEKVVEKRRKKAGSFKPKKRVSPLLVALLVILLLVGGVVALPNFGIQVPYVGDFIKNIPIGDYLRNIPYVGDLLGSKVDERGNLKMTTSDIDSKFVENEKSGRLFVISGKVRNGYDHPRGFIKVTGRLYAKGKKLSKVQTVFCGNALTDEEVSNLDMEAVRKKLLERTGQKQSNVRVPPGMHIPFMLVFSNLPPDLEEFDIQIEESIPAS; this comes from the coding sequence ATGATTATTACCTGTGAGCAATGTGAAACGAGTTTCAATTTGGATGAAGGCCTTTTGAAACCAGCCGGTTCAAAGGTTCGCTGTTCAAAATGCAAACACATATTCGTAGGCTATCCACCAGGACCGGCGGAAAAAGGTGAAGATGCCGCAGCGGGACTGATCGAGACGGACATTGCCGGGGAGGGTGTTGAAGACTTATCGGCGGAAACAAGCGGTGCGGCCGAAGAGGAAGAAATAGACCTTTCTGATTTGGATAAAGAGCTGAAGGCGTCAGAAGAACCTATAGAAACAGCAGCAGCCGAATCCGAGGAAGAGTTGGATCTTTCCGGTTTGGATGAAGGGTTAGAACTGGCAGATGAAACCGCAGAAGCGGAAGCAGGCGAGCCGGCCGAGGAAGAGTTGGATCTTTCCGATTTGGAAAAAGAGTTAGATCTGGGCGATGAAGCCCCGGAAGCGGCAACAGACGAACCGACCGAGGAAGATTTGTCCCTGGATTTTGATCTGGATGTCGAAGGAGAGGAGCCGGTCTCGGCCGAAGCTGCCGAGGAAGAGTTGGACCTTTCCGGTTTGGATGAAGCGTTAGCGCCGGCAGATGTTGAAGCGGAAGCGGCAACAGACGAACCGGCCGAGGAAGATTTGTCCCTGGATTTTGATCTGGATGTCGAAGGAGAGGAGCCGGCCTCAGCCGAAGCTGCCGAGGAAGAGTTGGACCTTTCCGGTTTGGATGAAGCGTTAGCGCCGGCAGATGGAGCTGCAGAAGCGGCAACAGGCGAACCGGCCGAGGAAGATTTGTCCCTGGATTTTGATCTGGATGTCGAAGGAGAGGAACCGGTCTCAGCCGAAGCTGCCGAGGAAGAAGAGCTTGACTTGTCGGATATTGAAAGTATGCTCGAAGAAGAGGCTCCGGTTAAAGCTCCAAAGAAACCTGTCGAGGATAGTGCCGGGAGTGAAGTCGAAACTGAGGAAATAGATCTGTCTGAACTGGAAAAGATGCTGGATGTTGAGGAAGAGAGTGAGCCCGCGGCAGAGGCTGCCGAAGAGCACGAGGATATGGAACTTGATCTCGATATCGACATTGAACCCGAGCCTGAAACAGGCGCACAAACCAGTGGGAAGGAAACAGCACTGGAAACCGAAGATCTGGACCTAACCGATTTAGAGACGAAATTGGAATTGGATGAAACACCGGCGGCTGGGGTTCAGGCCGATCTCTCCGAAGACCTTGAACTGGAATTTATAACCGAGGAACCGCAAGAGGAAGAACTGCAACCCGATGAAGTTCCTGAAGAACAGTTTTCAGATGGTGCAACGGAAGAACTCTTGATGACGGTTGAAGATGAGCCTGCCGTCGGGAAGGAGAAAGCCGATGAAGCGGTTGATTCCGAGCAGGCGGCCGAAGAAAAAGTGGTGGAAAAACGTCGCAAGAAAGCGGGTTCTTTCAAACCTAAAAAACGTGTCAGCCCGCTACTGGTAGCCCTTTTGGTGATTTTACTGCTGGTCGGGGGGGTGGTGGCGCTGCCGAATTTCGGGATTCAGGTTCCGTATGTGGGCGACTTTATAAAAAATATTCCGATAGGGGATTACCTCAGAAATATTCCTTATGTCGGCGACCTGTTGGGATCCAAAGTGGACGAACGCGGCAACCTGAAAATGACCACGTCCGATATTGACAGTAAATTCGTTGAAAACGAGAAAAGCGGCAGGCTTTTCGTTATATCCGGTAAGGTCAGAAATGGTTATGATCACCCTCGCGGCTTTATTAAGGTGACCGGCAGGCTATACGCCAAAGGGAAAAAACTGTCAAAGGTGCAAACCGTTTTTTGCGGTAATGCGCTGACAGATGAAGAGGTGTCCAATTTAGATATGGAGGCTGTCAGAAAAAAACTATTGGAACGCACGGGTCAAAAGCAGTCAAATGTCAGGGTGCCGCCCGGCATGCATATTCCCTTTATGCTGGTTTTTTCAAACCTGCCGCCCGATCTGGAAGAATTTGACATACAAATCGAGGAATCCATTCCGGCCTCCTAA
- a CDS encoding DUF1992 domain-containing protein: protein MLKGFQKIIEERIRKAQEEGEFENLPGSGKPLSMDEPNVPDELRLAYKILKNAECLPPEIELKKEITQVEDILSGMTDTAERYRILKKLNFLILKLNLSRGGSVRFEMPQHYEAKLAAHMDTRKTPCQK, encoded by the coding sequence ATGCTGAAAGGTTTCCAGAAAATAATCGAAGAGCGTATCCGCAAAGCTCAGGAGGAGGGTGAATTTGAAAACCTGCCGGGTTCCGGCAAACCCTTGTCTATGGATGAACCGAATGTTCCGGACGAACTTCGATTGGCCTATAAGATTCTTAAAAATGCGGAATGCCTCCCGCCCGAAATCGAATTAAAGAAAGAAATCACTCAAGTCGAAGATATTTTGTCAGGCATGACGGATACTGCTGAAAGGTACCGTATTTTAAAAAAGCTAAATTTTTTGATTCTGAAATTAAATTTGTCCCGCGGCGGGTCCGTTAGATTTGAAATGCCCCAGCACTATGAAGCCAAACTGGCGGCGCATATGGACACCCGAAAAACGCCTTGCCAAAAATAA
- a CDS encoding D-alanine--D-alanine ligase → MKKITLALLSGGISTERRVSLNSGDQVYAALDKEKYNVVRYDPKTDLNRLIADASQIDVALIILHGPFGEDGTIQGLLDLLNIPYQGAGVLGSALSMNKLASKQLYELAGLPIPAYLAVKCGEPFDPAGCVEALGLPLVIKPATGGSSIGMSIVKKKDELNHAMAEAFKHDEMVLIETYIKGVELTGAVMGNEHLEALPIVEIIPDKSHEFFDYTAKYTAGVTEEICPARIDNDLTTKAQDFALRAHKALFCKGYSRTDMILRGKELFVLETNTIPGMTATSLLPQAAAVAGISFSRLLDRLVQLSIEAYHKSKQHQVLE, encoded by the coding sequence ATGAAAAAAATAACCCTAGCGCTTTTGTCCGGCGGCATCTCAACCGAACGGCGGGTTTCGCTAAACAGCGGCGATCAGGTTTATGCGGCCCTGGACAAAGAAAAATACAACGTGGTGCGATATGACCCCAAAACAGATCTCAACCGCCTGATTGCCGACGCATCTCAAATTGATGTTGCCCTGATTATTCTGCATGGACCGTTCGGGGAGGATGGGACCATCCAGGGGTTGTTGGATTTGCTGAATATCCCCTATCAGGGCGCCGGTGTTTTGGGAAGCGCCCTTTCCATGAATAAACTGGCTTCAAAACAGCTGTATGAACTGGCAGGTCTGCCGATTCCCGCTTATCTGGCGGTCAAGTGCGGTGAACCCTTTGATCCGGCAGGTTGTGTCGAGGCGTTGGGGCTGCCGCTGGTGATCAAACCCGCAACCGGCGGATCCAGCATCGGGATGTCTATCGTAAAAAAGAAAGATGAATTAAATCATGCCATGGCAGAAGCGTTCAAGCATGATGAAATGGTTTTGATTGAGACCTATATCAAAGGGGTTGAGTTGACCGGAGCTGTGATGGGGAATGAACATCTGGAAGCCTTGCCCATCGTCGAAATCATTCCGGACAAATCCCATGAATTTTTTGACTACACAGCCAAATATACGGCCGGTGTTACCGAGGAAATTTGTCCGGCCCGGATCGATAATGATTTGACCACTAAGGCCCAGGACTTTGCGTTGAGGGCGCACAAGGCGCTGTTTTGCAAGGGTTACAGCCGGACCGACATGATCCTGAGGGGGAAAGAGTTATTTGTGCTTGAAACCAATACCATCCCCGGGATGACGGCAACCAGCCTGCTGCCCCAGGCGGCGGCAGTAGCCGGGATTTCATTCAGCCGGCTCCTTGACAGGCTGGTTCAGTTAAGTATCGAGGCATATCACAAAAGCAAACAGCACCAGGTTTTGGAATGA
- the purD gene encoding phosphoribosylamine--glycine ligase has translation MKVLVIGGGGREHALVWKIVQSPRVKKIFCAPGNAGIAQLATCVPIGSDEVEKLLGFAKENRIDLTVVGPESPLTRGIVDIFGEQGLKIFGVNRKAAELESSKSFAKTLMNKYGIPTAKGQTFTSFKKAESYVRQIGAPLVVKADGLAAGKGVIVCDTVKQAISALKRILIKKEFGEAGNKVIVEECLKGEEASFLAFTDGETVLPLPSSQDHKAIFDNDEGPNTGGMGAYSPAPVVDAYFHHRIMQEIMIPTVRAMAAEGRPYKGILYAGLMIDKDQIKVLEYNARFGDPEAQPLLIRMKNDIIPVMEAVIAGRLAGCKLELDRRASVCVVVSAGGYPSSYKKGESISGLDNVRRIKDVVVFHAGTARKENTIVTNGGRVLGVTALGDTIEKAIEKAYQAVPKISWKGAYHRRDIGQKALKRIQTPPKVAILMGSDSDLNVMNETVAVLKKFGVSYEMTVASAHRTPARAADIATTARKRGIKVIIAGAGQAAHLAGVIAAHTTLPVIGVPIDASALQGLDALLATVQMPPGIPVATVAIGKPGARNAGILAVQILSVSDDDLAEQLRVFKLEMARQVEQKAQKISVIQ, from the coding sequence ATGAAAGTTTTGGTAATCGGCGGCGGCGGTAGAGAGCATGCGCTGGTCTGGAAAATTGTCCAAAGCCCCAGGGTTAAAAAGATATTTTGCGCACCCGGAAATGCCGGAATCGCCCAGTTGGCGACCTGTGTGCCGATCGGTTCGGATGAAGTCGAAAAACTTCTGGGATTCGCAAAAGAAAACCGTATCGATCTAACGGTGGTGGGACCCGAATCTCCTTTAACCAGAGGGATTGTAGACATATTCGGCGAACAGGGTCTGAAGATTTTTGGCGTAAACCGCAAGGCTGCCGAATTGGAATCCAGCAAATCTTTTGCCAAAACCCTGATGAATAAATATGGGATCCCCACGGCCAAGGGCCAAACTTTTACCAGCTTCAAGAAGGCCGAAAGCTATGTCCGTCAGATCGGGGCCCCGCTGGTTGTTAAGGCCGACGGTCTTGCCGCCGGTAAAGGCGTGATCGTATGCGATACGGTAAAACAGGCCATCAGCGCTTTAAAACGCATCCTGATCAAAAAAGAGTTCGGCGAGGCCGGCAACAAAGTCATTGTGGAAGAGTGCCTGAAGGGGGAGGAAGCTTCTTTTCTGGCCTTTACGGATGGAGAGACGGTCTTGCCGCTGCCGTCTTCCCAGGACCACAAGGCCATATTCGACAACGATGAGGGGCCGAATACGGGGGGAATGGGCGCCTATTCGCCGGCGCCGGTCGTAGACGCGTATTTTCACCACCGGATCATGCAGGAAATCATGATTCCAACCGTGCGGGCGATGGCGGCTGAAGGAAGGCCGTACAAGGGGATTTTATATGCAGGCCTGATGATTGACAAAGACCAAATCAAGGTTCTGGAATACAATGCAAGATTTGGTGATCCCGAGGCCCAGCCGCTTTTGATCCGTATGAAAAACGATATCATCCCTGTTATGGAAGCCGTCATTGCCGGCAGACTGGCCGGTTGTAAACTGGAGCTCGATCGGCGCGCATCGGTTTGCGTTGTCGTGTCCGCAGGCGGCTACCCGTCATCTTATAAAAAAGGGGAATCGATTTCAGGGCTCGACAACGTCCGTCGCATTAAAGACGTTGTTGTTTTTCACGCCGGCACCGCCCGAAAAGAAAATACTATTGTAACCAACGGCGGGCGCGTACTGGGTGTGACCGCACTTGGGGATACGATTGAAAAAGCCATTGAAAAGGCATACCAGGCGGTGCCAAAAATATCGTGGAAAGGTGCTTACCACCGCAGGGATATCGGTCAAAAAGCCTTAAAGCGGATCCAAACCCCGCCAAAGGTCGCCATATTGATGGGAAGCGATTCCGATTTGAATGTCATGAATGAAACGGTCGCCGTTTTGAAAAAATTCGGGGTTTCCTACGAGATGACGGTCGCTTCAGCCCACCGCACACCGGCGCGGGCTGCCGATATTGCCACGACCGCCCGTAAACGGGGAATAAAAGTGATTATCGCCGGCGCCGGTCAGGCTGCCCATCTTGCAGGTGTAATTGCAGCGCACACCACGCTTCCGGTTATCGGGGTGCCCATCGATGCTTCAGCCCTGCAGGGGCTTGACGCGCTTCTTGCCACCGTGCAAATGCCGCCCGGGATACCGGTGGCCACGGTCGCCATCGGAAAACCGGGTGCTCGAAACGCAGGCATTTTGGCGGTTCAGATATTATCCGTTTCAGATGATGATTTGGCTGAACAATTACGCGTGTTTAAACTGGAGATGGCTAGACAGGTTGAACAAAAGGCCCAAAAAATCAGTGTTATTCAATAA
- a CDS encoding L-threonylcarbamoyladenylate synthase, producing the protein MLFNKVRQVNPRDPESVFINEAGQVIASGGIVAFPTRNLYGLGADAFDCEAVEKIFTIKQRPSQMPLLILIKDRNELHRVVRKVPSVAEYLMDCFWPGGLTIIFESKAELPLNLTANSGKIGVRQPAHPVAAALVNAVVNPITGTSANISGDAGCSSVSELATAIRDSADIILDAGPLPPGIGSSIVDVTVEPFRILREGSISAQHLYETLNDR; encoded by the coding sequence GTGTTATTCAATAAGGTCAGGCAAGTTAACCCGAGGGATCCGGAGTCCGTTTTCATCAACGAGGCAGGGCAGGTGATTGCATCAGGAGGGATCGTCGCGTTTCCAACCAGAAACCTGTACGGACTGGGGGCCGATGCATTTGATTGCGAAGCGGTTGAGAAAATATTCACTATCAAACAGCGGCCGTCCCAAATGCCGCTGTTGATATTGATCAAAGATCGAAACGAGCTTCACCGTGTCGTGCGGAAAGTTCCATCCGTTGCGGAATATCTCATGGACTGTTTCTGGCCGGGCGGTCTTACCATTATTTTTGAGTCAAAAGCGGAATTGCCCCTAAATCTGACGGCAAATTCCGGAAAAATCGGCGTTCGCCAGCCGGCTCATCCGGTGGCCGCTGCATTGGTGAACGCTGTTGTAAATCCGATAACGGGGACGAGCGCCAATATTTCCGGGGATGCCGGTTGCTCCAGTGTATCGGAATTGGCGACGGCCATTAGAGATAGTGCGGATATCATCCTTGATGCCGGTCCGTTGCCTCCCGGCATCGGTTCGAGTATTGTTGATGTGACGGTTGAACCGTTTCGGATTTTGCGGGAAGGTTCGATATCTGCACAACATCTCTATGAAACGTTGAACGATCGCTGA
- a CDS encoding response regulator yields the protein MTEDLKILEGKKILIVDDEPDVLETLLDLLDMCNIDSAPDFETAEKFLNKNNYNIAIFDIMGVRGYDLLEIANKRGIPALMFTAHALNPDAFVKSMKGGAKAYIPKEKMSEIASYVADLLQAHAEGIERPRNWFDRLESFFEKQFGNDWLDKYTAAHKKYDWLDFDD from the coding sequence ATGACGGAAGATCTGAAGATACTGGAAGGCAAAAAGATCCTGATTGTTGATGATGAACCGGATGTCCTGGAGACGCTGCTTGACCTGCTGGATATGTGCAATATCGATTCGGCGCCCGATTTTGAAACTGCTGAAAAATTTTTGAATAAAAACAACTATAACATCGCGATTTTTGATATTATGGGTGTCAGGGGGTACGACCTGCTGGAAATCGCTAATAAAAGAGGTATACCGGCACTCATGTTTACCGCCCATGCGCTGAACCCCGATGCCTTTGTAAAATCCATGAAAGGCGGCGCCAAGGCGTACATCCCCAAGGAGAAGATGTCGGAAATCGCCAGCTATGTGGCGGACCTGCTGCAGGCGCACGCGGAAGGGATTGAACGCCCCCGAAACTGGTTTGACCGGCTGGAATCTTTTTTTGAAAAGCAATTCGGAAATGACTGGCTGGACAAGTATACCGCGGCCCATAAAAAATATGACTGGCTCGACTTTGATGATTAA
- the mltC gene encoding membrane-bound lytic murein transglycosylase MltC: MAVEKAVGYAVNPKTLDRDIRQFQENFDVLMKNFKKAVEHVWGKKEAREPNPKEYVKYTQNYLCRAMVDFDSGLITVETIDQQNPLQSLKNAITTTLMTPNDPRAVDLYSAQTVKLGDTPFLFGEVVDAEGQPIRWAWRAERFADHLIEKSLQTRSIHNDRKVESIRFVTLSMLVDHHNIRAKKFRPMVENFAGQYNLSKNLIYAIMKTESDFNPYAVSQAPAFGLMQIVPATAGRDVNIFLNKQGAPSDKFLFVPENNIQYGSAYLFLLSDRYLKEIEHPISRQYCVIAAYNTGAGNVLRTFDRDRNRAPGRINSITPLEVYQTLRTQLPSDESRRYIAKVVNAQKSFVNF, translated from the coding sequence ATGGCAGTGGAAAAAGCGGTGGGCTACGCCGTCAACCCAAAGACCCTGGACCGGGATATCAGGCAGTTTCAGGAAAACTTCGATGTTCTGATGAAAAATTTTAAAAAAGCGGTCGAGCATGTCTGGGGCAAAAAAGAGGCCAGGGAACCCAACCCCAAAGAATATGTCAAATACACCCAGAACTATCTGTGCCGCGCCATGGTTGATTTCGACAGCGGGCTGATTACCGTGGAAACCATCGATCAGCAAAATCCCCTGCAAAGCCTGAAAAACGCCATTACAACAACCCTGATGACCCCGAATGACCCTAGAGCCGTTGACCTTTATTCCGCTCAAACCGTCAAACTTGGGGATACCCCTTTTCTATTCGGAGAAGTCGTTGACGCTGAGGGACAACCCATCCGATGGGCCTGGCGGGCGGAACGGTTTGCAGATCACCTGATTGAAAAAAGCCTTCAGACCCGCAGCATTCATAACGACCGGAAGGTTGAAAGCATTCGTTTCGTAACCCTGTCGATGCTTGTCGACCATCATAACATCCGCGCCAAAAAGTTTCGTCCAATGGTAGAAAACTTTGCCGGCCAATACAATCTCAGTAAAAACCTGATATATGCCATCATGAAAACCGAAAGTGATTTTAACCCGTATGCCGTCAGCCAGGCACCGGCTTTCGGGCTCATGCAGATCGTACCGGCCACGGCAGGGAGAGACGTCAATATCTTTCTGAATAAACAAGGAGCGCCTTCCGACAAATTTCTCTTTGTACCGGAAAATAACATTCAATATGGTTCGGCATACCTCTTCCTGCTGAGCGACAGATATTTAAAAGAAATCGAACATCCGATTTCACGACAATATTGTGTAATCGCAGCATACAACACCGGCGCCGGGAATGTTCTGCGTACATTTGATCGCGACCGAAATCGTGCGCCGGGCCGCATCAACAGTATCACTCCCCTTGAAGTCTATCAGACCCTCAGAACGCAGCTTCCTTCGGACGAATCGCGCCGCTATATTGCAAAGGTGGTCAACGCCCAAAAATCTTTTGTAAATTTTTAG
- a CDS encoding DMT family transporter, with protein MINVKLLLTAFFWGGTFIAGRVVAGTIEPYSAAFLRFFVALLFLVFFAWRIEGRLPLIKKNQIFPILLLGASGIFIYNVFFFKGLRLIEAGRAAIIIANNPIVIFLLSVLFFKEKLTPVTAVGVLLSVFGALLVITKGSPFEALNANIGRGELFIFICVLSWAAFSLIGKTILKGLSPLAAITYATLAGMVLLFIPACMNGFLQNIRHYPLKAWLAVFYLGFFGTVLGFVWYYEGIRTIGPTKASLFINFVPISAVALAFIVLGEPLTTSLLTGTIFVSLGVFLTHWDPRGNGRVLRHPKI; from the coding sequence ATGATCAATGTCAAGTTATTATTAACCGCTTTTTTTTGGGGGGGAACCTTTATTGCCGGCAGAGTCGTTGCCGGAACCATTGAGCCATACTCCGCTGCTTTTTTAAGATTCTTCGTTGCGTTGTTGTTTTTAGTTTTTTTTGCCTGGCGGATTGAAGGAAGGCTGCCTTTGATTAAAAAAAATCAAATTTTTCCGATCCTCCTTCTCGGGGCCAGCGGCATTTTTATCTATAATGTTTTCTTTTTCAAAGGACTTAGACTGATCGAGGCGGGCCGGGCGGCCATTATCATCGCGAATAATCCAATTGTTATTTTCCTTTTATCCGTCCTTTTTTTTAAGGAAAAATTGACCCCAGTAACGGCTGTCGGCGTTTTACTTTCTGTTTTTGGGGCCCTGCTTGTGATTACAAAGGGGAGCCCGTTTGAAGCGTTAAATGCAAATATCGGGCGGGGTGAATTGTTTATTTTCATCTGTGTTTTAAGTTGGGCGGCTTTCTCATTGATCGGAAAGACGATCCTGAAAGGCTTATCTCCTCTGGCGGCCATTACCTATGCAACCCTGGCCGGAATGGTTTTATTATTTATACCGGCCTGTATGAACGGGTTTTTACAAAATATCCGGCACTATCCGCTCAAGGCCTGGCTGGCTGTTTTTTATCTGGGATTTTTTGGAACCGTCCTCGGGTTTGTCTGGTACTATGAAGGCATCCGGACAATCGGCCCCACAAAGGCGAGCCTGTTTATCAATTTTGTCCCCATAAGCGCCGTTGCCCTGGCATTTATCGTGCTGGGAGAGCCGCTGACGACATCCTTATTGACCGGAACGATATTCGTGAGCCTCGGCGTATTTCTGACCCACTGGGACCCAAGGGGTAATGGTCGGGTGTTGCGTCATCCTAAGATTTAG
- a CDS encoding transglutaminase-like domain-containing protein encodes MKTIPSEYLQPTAIIESDHPEVVAYAGKTVGGSGSDPRQQAVKLFYAVRDGIWYDPYYPFYLPEHYRASRVLASKRGYCVSKAALLCALGRARGIPSRLGFATVRNHLATKQLVELMGSNLFVYHGFTEFFLSGRWVKATPAFNVELCQKHRVAPLEFNGRDDSVFHPYNSEKKPFMEYVEDHGTFADVPLDRIVNAWKKAYGSERVRQWIDAFEKAGGGRWRDFDKEDIITG; translated from the coding sequence ATGAAAACAATTCCATCGGAATATCTGCAACCCACAGCCATCATAGAAAGTGACCATCCCGAAGTCGTGGCGTATGCCGGGAAAACCGTGGGCGGGTCCGGCAGCGATCCCCGGCAGCAGGCGGTAAAGCTTTTCTATGCGGTCCGGGATGGGATCTGGTATGATCCGTACTATCCGTTTTATCTGCCGGAACATTATCGCGCCAGCCGGGTGCTGGCGAGTAAAAGAGGATATTGCGTGAGCAAGGCTGCACTGCTGTGCGCCCTCGGGCGGGCGCGCGGGATTCCATCGCGGCTTGGATTTGCAACCGTCCGAAACCACCTGGCCACCAAACAGCTGGTTGAACTAATGGGCTCTAATCTGTTCGTCTACCATGGCTTTACGGAATTTTTTCTTTCGGGGCGATGGGTCAAGGCAACCCCCGCGTTTAATGTGGAGTTGTGTCAAAAGCATCGGGTCGCTCCGCTTGAATTTAATGGACGTGACGATTCTGTCTTCCATCCGTATAATTCGGAAAAAAAACCATTTATGGAATATGTTGAAGATCACGGAACCTTTGCGGATGTCCCGCTGGACCGAATTGTCAACGCCTGGAAAAAAGCCTATGGCAGCGAAAGGGTGCGTCAATGGATCGATGCTTTTGAAAAGGCCGGCGGGGGACGGTGGCGGGATTTTGACAAGGAAGACATCATTACCGGTTAA
- a CDS encoding MFS transporter has translation MKYIRQFNKDLWVLSFGWFVSALGFGISIPFISIYFHSELGLTITQIGLFFGFMAVVRSFFQAIGGEMSDHVERRHILIFSQLFRAVAFILLAISIYQQWGFLAISIFLLINSIFGAVFQPTANALVSDLLPPAKRLDGYALTRSAGNLGWAAGPAIGGFLAGYNYGLLFVISSAITFLSCLVFWMFLKIPQTNIPPDKFKFRDLFAIKNDPYLARHCFLTFLLYLVVSQLIAPFSVYAVEMVRISEYQLGLLYTLNGITVAALQMPVTGLLSKYKLSIQLALGAFLYAIGYGMMGFGSKFEHFVGIIMIVTLGEILMSPPALALTSRLAPAGRMGRYMGIYGFFITSGWSLGPLYGGLILDHFSYHHPLAWISISSLAVVSGIGYLLFSKKLPDRFNR, from the coding sequence ATGAAATATATTCGGCAGTTCAACAAGGACCTCTGGGTGCTGTCTTTCGGCTGGTTTGTCAGCGCACTGGGCTTCGGGATTTCGATCCCCTTTATCTCGATCTATTTCCACTCCGAGCTGGGCTTAACCATCACTCAGATAGGACTGTTTTTTGGGTTTATGGCGGTTGTCCGCTCCTTCTTTCAAGCCATCGGCGGCGAGATGTCCGACCATGTCGAAAGACGCCACATTTTGATTTTTTCCCAGCTCTTTCGAGCTGTTGCCTTTATACTGCTGGCAATTTCTATCTATCAACAATGGGGCTTTTTGGCAATTTCTATTTTCCTGTTGATCAATTCCATTTTCGGGGCCGTCTTTCAGCCAACCGCAAACGCGCTGGTGTCGGATCTTCTCCCGCCAGCCAAACGCCTGGACGGCTATGCCCTGACCCGTTCCGCCGGAAATCTCGGCTGGGCGGCCGGTCCTGCCATCGGTGGATTCCTGGCCGGTTACAATTATGGATTGTTGTTCGTCATTTCTTCTGCGATCACATTTCTTTCCTGCCTTGTCTTCTGGATGTTCCTGAAAATCCCTCAGACGAACATTCCTCCGGACAAGTTTAAATTCCGGGATTTATTCGCCATAAAAAATGACCCCTATCTGGCGCGGCATTGTTTTCTGACCTTTTTGTTATATTTGGTGGTATCGCAGCTGATCGCTCCGTTTTCCGTTTACGCCGTTGAAATGGTGCGCATCAGCGAATATCAGCTGGGGCTTCTCTATACCCTTAATGGTATAACCGTAGCTGCGCTGCAGATGCCGGTAACCGGCCTTTTATCGAAATACAAGCTGTCGATTCAACTGGCGCTGGGAGCGTTTCTTTATGCCATCGGTTATGGGATGATGGGTTTTGGAAGCAAATTTGAACATTTTGTGGGTATCATAATGATCGTTACGCTGGGTGAAATATTGATGTCGCCGCCGGCCCTGGCCTTAACCTCAAGGTTGGCTCCCGCCGGCAGGATGGGACGGTATATGGGTATTTACGGTTTTTTTATAACCTCGGGATGGTCGCTCGGGCCGCTTTACGGCGGTTTAATTTTAGACCATTTCAGTTATCATCATCCCCTGGCCTGGATCAGCATATCATCACTGGCAGTGGTTTCAGGAATCGGCTATCTGTTGTTTTCAAAAAAACTGCCCGACCGGTTTAACCGGTAA